One Penaeus monodon isolate SGIC_2016 chromosome 34, NSTDA_Pmon_1, whole genome shotgun sequence DNA segment encodes these proteins:
- the LOC119594936 gene encoding chymotrypsin BII-like has protein sequence MDRSLFVEVVMGAHNIQAAEPSQVTMTSENILVHEEWDSHTLKNDIALIRLPEPVTSNEYISFVGLPDADLPYGTPVTATGWGFTSEGSTGISDVLNQVTMNVIERDVCDAIYGEQGEGLLCVDASGGGICDGDSGGPLVHENRIYGITSYASALGCSSGWPEGFTRVLHYLAWIEEHTGLAPGNFL, from the exons ATGGATCG TTCCCTGTTCGTGGAGGTGGTGATGGGCGCCCACAACATCCAGGCGGCGGAGCCAAGCCAGGTCACGATGACGTCAGAGAACATCCTTGTCCACGAGGAATGGGACAGCCACACGCTCAAAAATGACATCGCCCTCATTCGATTGCCAGAACCGGTGACTTCCAATG agTACATTTCTTTCGTGGGTCTTCCCGACGCAGATTTACCCTACGGAACGCCGGTCACTGCTACAGGATGGGGATTCACTTCTGAGG GTTCAACAGGCATTTCGGACGTGTTGAACCAAGTCACGATGAACGTAATCGAACGCGATGTGTGCGACGCCATCTATGGGGAACAAGGAGAAGGATTGCTATGCGTGGATGCCAGCGGAGGAGGAATCTGCGAT GGTGACTCCGGCGGGCCCTTGGTTCACGAAAACCGCATCTACGGCATCACGTCCTACGCCTCCGCCCTAGGATGCTCTTCTGGCTGGCCCGAAGGATTCACCCGCGTCCTTCACTACTTGGCTTGGATTGAGGAACATACGGGTCTTGCGCCAGGGAATTTCCTTTGA